One window from the genome of Prinia subflava isolate CZ2003 ecotype Zambia chromosome 2, Cam_Psub_1.2, whole genome shotgun sequence encodes:
- the LOC134547639 gene encoding LOW QUALITY PROTEIN: uncharacterized protein LOC134547639 (The sequence of the model RefSeq protein was modified relative to this genomic sequence to represent the inferred CDS: deleted 2 bases in 1 codon): MGTVGSGRAVLTGQEAAVSVGYHDGCQHIFESERLRKAKLRVEKAIKVRGLISHCPEMPHACTCAPLAQERRARGLCWGRLSSLLSPQEKKIFALQGPYPIIRRLLRARGWVERKLPRRSRQLKQQPGGQKKQQLEKRAGGGGDKQREAVPNPRGGAQRSLGTTEPLHRPWPSNKKNKGEREDEDKKEDNKEDFEDSEDSDDIHDLMHGGLREGGTRPGSVQKGMTSFSKQEGLCQSLQNLPWFEQVDLDTFFPRCYRLGFMGEQEAFIGEPGAVALLSSSLPMSCTGPARDDTCLAEDFRLTAARSLLKLALQKVRDRPVGTEQPPKSDKGPGRLGASAQGWRRSRVSQPVPATARPRSPLHPQLVEEALQVCEQHLGVLGHQDIDRKTPSPCRTCIAWDRFLQEYYRVAHEGTRLVLSREQREQCQDVLQRLEEKLPQLGIEGNLNIWILKPSAKSRGRGIVCATRLEEVLELAQSPTGSSSRRCEWVVQKYVERPLTIFNTKFDIRQWFVVTDWKPLTAWFYRDCYLRFCSSSFSLCHLEPARHLCNVSIQKRYKRLQPDPRLPPDKIWSNTQFQAHLAQLGQADSWQRVIVPGMKAAILNALRCAREHVGSRKGSFELFGADFLIGKDFQPWLLEINSCPTMSPSSAVTRRLCANVQRDTLRLVLDRKDNPTCSIGAFELLYREAPVSSCLSVGLQLEVTGCPLKNCQLAKHRSQDKPPTTVPSAPQLPAPSGDRATKVPWSKAAREKLPPLGPQSSCCLPKSDPPALPQPPDCFAGSQELPWLLHLVRQPEEAQPLISCPMDRAPGPPTQGAPRCPLHPPGYSAGDQELPWLLHLVVRQPQEAQPQEAQPWETDLPPITGCPLDRRPVPPPQGVTRSPWQPPGGSARSQELPCLLQLVGQPEDAQPQEAQPKAALSLSNRCPLDRLSPLQVRGMPWRPPGSCAKSQGLPQLGQPRGQPEEARPQEDLPPITGCPLDRRPVPPPRGVTRSPWQPPGGSAGRPELPWLLQLVGQPEDAQDAHTQEAQPKATPSLSNRCPLGRLSPLQVHGTPWRPPGSCAKSQGLPQLGQPRGQPQAARPHRVLPPINAHPRVRGPVPQPQRAPSWPWRPSGCVPAPAGLPARPVRLPVQ, translated from the exons atggggacagtgGGCTCAGGTAGGGCTGTCCtcacagggcaggaggcagctgtcAGTGTTGGCTACCATGATGGCTGCCAGCACATATTTGAGTCTGAGCGGCTTAGGAAGGCCAAGCTGCGTGTGGAGAAGGCCATTAAGGTGAGGGGTTTGATTTCACACTGCCCCGAAATGCCACATGCTTGCACTTGTGCACCTCTGGCTCAGGAGCGCCGAGccagagggctgtgctggggcaggctgaGCTCGCTGCTCTCCCCGCAGGAGAAGAAGATCTTCGCACTGCAGGGCCCTTATCCCATCATCCGCCGCCTGCTGCGGGCTCGGGGCTGGGTGGAGAGGAAGCTGCCCCGCAGGAGCAgacagctgaagcagcagcctggcggccaaaagaaacagcagctggagaagagggCAGGTGGTGGCGGGGATAAGCAGAGGGAGGCAGTGCCAAACCCACGTGGTGGGGCACAGCGTtccctgggcaccacagagcCCCTGCACCGCCCATGGCCAAGCaataagaaaaacaagggagaaagggaagatGAAGACAAGAAGGAAGACAACAAGGAAGACTTTGAAGACAGTGAGGACTCTGATGACATCCATGACCTTATG CACGGAGGCCTCAGGGAGGGGGGCACAAGGCCCGGGAGTGTTCAGAAGGGAATGACAAGTTTCTCTAAacaggaggggctgtgccaAAGCCTGCAAAACCTGCCCTGGTTTGAGCAAGTCGACCTCGACACCTTTTTCCCCCGGTGCTACCGGCTGGGGTTCATGGGCGAGCAGGAAGCCTTCATCGGTGAGCCTGGGGCTGTTGCCCTCCTGTCCTCCAGTCTTCCCATGTCCTGTACAGGCCCGGCTAGGGATGACACTTGC CTTGCAGAGGATTTCCGCCTGACAGCAGCTCGCAGCCTGCTCAAACTGGCCCTGCAGAAGGTCAGAGACAGGCCggtggggacagagcagccccCAAAATCCGACAAGGGGCCAG GTAGGCTCGGTGCTTCGGCCCAAGGCTGGCGTCGGAGTCGTGTCTCTCAGCCCGTGCCGGCCACAGCACGGCCGCGctcccccctgcacccccagctgGTGGAGGAGGCCCTGCAGGtctgtgagcagcacctgggcGTCCTGGGGCACCAGGACATCGACAGGAAAACGCCGTCGCCCTGCCGGACGTGCATCGCCTGGGACCGCTTCCTGCAGGAATACTACCGCGTAGCACA TGAGGGGACCaggctggtgctgagcagggagcagcgaGAGCAGTGCCAGGATGTGCTGCAGCGCCTGGAGGAAAAGCTGCCGCAGCTCGGTATAGAGGGCAACCTCAACATCTGGATCCTCAAGCCCAGCGCCAAATCCCGCGGCAGGG GCATCGTGTGCGCAACGCggctggaggaggtgctggagctggcgCAGAGCCCCACGGGCTCCTCGTCACGGAGGTGCGAGTGGGTGGTGCAGAAGTACGTGGAGCGGCCGCTGACCATCTTCAACACCAAATTCGACATCCGGCAGTGGTTCGTGGTGACTGACTGGAAGCCACTGACCGCCTGGTTCTACCGAGACTGCTACCTGCGCTTCTGCTCCTCGTCCTTCTCCCTGTGTCACCTGGAGCC tgcCAGACACCTCTGCAACGTCTCCATCCAGAAGCGGTACAAAAGATTACAGCCAGACCCCCGCTTGCCCCCCGACAAGATCTGGTCCAACACGCAGTTCCAggcacacctggcacagctggggcaggcGGACTCTTGGCAGCGGGTGATAGTGCCCGGCATGAAGGCGGCGATCCTGAACGCCCTGCGCTGTGCCCGGGAACACGTGGGCTCCCGCAAGGGCAGCTTTGAGCTCTTCGGGGCTGACTTTCTCATCGGGAAAGActtccagccctggctgctggagatCAACTCCTGCCCCACCATGAGCCCCTCCTCGGCGGTGACCCGCCGGCTCTGCGCCAACGTCCAGCGGGACACGCTGCGCCTCGTGCTCGACCGCAAGGACAACCCCACCTGTTCCATTGGTGCCTTTGAGCTCCTCTACAGGGAG GCGCCTGTGTCCTCATGCCTGTCTGTGGGGCTACAGCTGGAGGTCACAGGCTGTCCCCTGAAGAACTGCCAGCTGGCAAAGCATCGATCCCAGGACAAACCCCCCACCACTGTACCCAGTGCTCCCCAGTTACCTGCACCCTCAGGGGACAGAGCCACCAAAGTCCCCTGGTCCAAGGCAGCACGGGAAAAGCTGCCTCCTCTGGgaccacagagcagctgctgcctgcccaagTCTGaccctccagcactgccacagcccccagactgctttgctgggagccaggagctgccatGGCTTCTTCACCTGGTTAGGCAGCCCGAGGAAGCTCAGCCCCTGATCAGCTGTCCCATGGATAGAGCGCCTGGACCACCAACCCAGGGAGCCCCCAGGTGCCCCTTGCACCCCCCAGGCTACTCTGCTGGAGACCAGGAGTTGCCATGGCTCCTTCACCTGGTAGTCAGGCAGCCTCAGGAAGCTCAGCCTCAGGAAGCTCAGCCCTGGGAGACAGATTTGCCGCCAATCACTGGCTGTCCTCTGGACAGGAGGCCTGTGCCACCACCCCAGGGAGTGACCAGGAGTCCCTGGCAACCCCCAGGCGGTTctgccaggagccaggagctgccatGCCTCCTTCAGCTGGTTGGACAACCTGAGGATGCTCAGCCTCAGGAAGCTCAGCCCAAGGCAGCTCTGTCCCTGAGCAATAGGTGTCCCCTGGATAGGCTGTCCCCACTCCAAGTGCGTGGGATGCCCTGGCGACCTCCAGGTTCCTGTGCCAAGAGCCAGGGATTGCCACAGCTCGGTCAGCCACGTGGGCAGCCCGAGGAAGCTCGGCCCCAGGAAGATTTGCCACCGATCACTGGCTGTCCTCTGGACAGGAGGCCTGTGCCACCGCCCCGAGGAGTGACCAGGAGTCCTTGGCAACCCCCAGGCGGTTCTGCTGGGAGGCCGGAGCTGCCATGGCTCCTTCAGCTGGTTGGACAACCCGAGGATGCTCAGGACGCTCACACCCAGGAAGCTCAGCCCAAGGCAACTCCATCCCTGAGCAATAGGTGTCCCCTGGGTAGGCTGTCCCCACTCCAAGTGCATGGGACGCCCTGGCGACCTCCAGGTTCCTGTGCCAAGAGCCAGGGATTGCCACAGCTCGGTCAGCCACgtgggcagccccaggctgctcgACCCCACAGAGTTCTGCCCCCGATCAATGCCCATCCCAGGGTGAGGGGGCCTGTGCCACAACCCCAGAGAGCCCCCAGTTGGCCCTGGCGACCCTCGGGCTGTGTTCCGGCTCCTGCAGGACTTCCTGCCAGGCCAGTGCGCCTGCCTGTGCAGTAA